aaaattttagattttttcaatgtttatatttgatttttaattttaatatttttgaatttttaatatattgatttttatttttaaaatggttgAACCAAGAACTAAATATCTAACCGATTCAACCTCTTATAACATTGGGCTTGATTCTGAAAAAAATTCTATgtttaaacttgaaattgacTCGACTTGATGCcgtttttacttttcatatattacaaaatattaaataaataaaatttaaatacaaaattattattctttaatttgaGTTCAAGTCAAGCTAgcacaatattaaaaaaaaatattgtccATGCTTGACCTAAGCAAGGTTGAACCTGCCAAAGTGGATTGATTGTTCGACACATGAACATATATTTAAGAGTGAAGCAAAAAATTCTATGTCAAGGATCGagacaaaattttgaaataaaaggaaaaaattgagttaaaatgacttaaattatcatttttttaataatgatgaaattataatttttttcatttaaccAAAGGATCAAGACTTTTGTCTACCCCTAACTTCGCCCTTGAAATATTATgtatatgaaaaaatatataattccttactcatatttattatatcataattgatttttgtttctaCTTTAGGGGCATTGGGCTAATGCCTTCCAATGACTCAAAGAAAGAGGCAAACAATTTGGCTTCGACTCCGGCTATGGCACCAGGACCTGCCTTTGCACCCATTGTATTTGGTTAAGATGGGATTAATATAAACCAAACTATTATCAATAAGTGCTGGATGCAGGGGTAAAACACACTGCAATTTTAAGGAGAGAATTTGTGTTCAAGCCCTGGAAATAATGTTTTTGAGAAAGGCAACTATGAATCCTAAAAGGATTAGTCTTCATAGACCATGAAGCAGATATGGAAGATACATTGGTTTTTCAATAGAAAAAGCCTTCAGTGTAATAGTATTTGAAagaaatacatacatacatacatacatacatacatacatacatacatacatacatacatacatacatacatacatacatacatacatacatacatacatacatacatacatacatacatacatacatacatacatacgtaATAAATACGCACGtatgtacatacatacatacaaacattgtttgatttttttaatggttGATAGAGGTAAAGTGTAATACCTGACGCTATGTAAGTTTCTTTAGGAATAAAAAATGTCATTATAATTGTTATACTTATATCTCGTGAGCTCACTTTGCATCCTTGAGACTTCATAGGTTAACGCCCTTGACTAAGAAGAATCACCTTGTGAACTAAACACTTTTGCGAGCCCAAGACCTCGTAACTCTATACCATTGGGACTACATGCCTAAAATGGATGAGGTACATCATATATGCCACTCACAATCTCACatgtcacatatatatattccctTGACAAGACAGTCTATATCTACGGTGACAAGGTATCAATAAGTTGGCTAAAATATAGGAAGTCTAAAACTAATACATAGGTGACACATGACACCTTAGGAATGATTAGATACAACCCCTTAAAAGTTTATAATCATCAAGATAGAAGGCCAATACACTCTCTCCTTTGATATTCTCAACTCTCTTATCccctcccctttttttttttttctcaatcctctATGAGTACTCACATTTCAATATCTTAATTTTTCTATAGCTCTTTGCTTTCCGAGTGAACTATCACAAAGCATCACTACTTCGTCTTTGTatcaacaataatcatatatttataattaattaattaaattattcactaaaatacaatttttccATTTGAGGGCCCTCTAAATTTACCCTTAACTTTCATATATccattatttaaattcatttttttgacGTTACAACTAGCTATATCAACAATTACAATGAGAATCATTAATGAAGTTCTGACAATATTGGCAAAAGCTAAAGCGCTTGGGTTTTAATCCCACTATGTACAAAGACTTATACCTATGAATTTTGAATGACTACTCGAAAAAAACCTCAAAAAATGCTTAATATGAATCTAAACTCGAAATAACTTAAACGCAAAATTATTTGAACCCTAATGATGTGGAAGTCCTGGATCAAATCAAGCCCCCAAACACTCAACTCGAGGTAAACTCAAAAGAATTGGATCTTGAATAAGGAATCTTGGTGTGCAAGTAAGCCTTAATGAATATGAGAATTCAAAACTTAGTTAAACGATGATTTTAAAAGAGCCTAATCTTGATATTACATATTGTAAGCAAGCTTGTCTAAAATTTAGACAATCTTGAAAGTTAAAGTCTAAGCCTGACTCATATTTTAAGTAGACTTAATAATTTACCTAAGCCCATATTTTAAGCCTCGTACTTTTGTCTAAATCCtctcatttttttagtaagCCTTCAAGCTTGGATTAGGTCCATttaaaaatcatcatattttataatacaatactatttaaacattaaaaaatatgttaacttgtctgaaattaaaattttaataaaagaaaaaccatctaaaatattaaatattaaattaaaattaatatatttttaaaaaataatatgggcaaGCCTAAAACGGTTATAAGTTAgtcatttacaaatatggactgttttggataaaattttaggctcatatcTCAGGTCAAACTAGGTTTAACCAAATATAAAGTGTACTAATGTCATACATAGGCTCGACATAAACCCAGCCTAACCCGACCCAaggatattttctttttaaactctTAACTTATGCTTAATCGAACTCttgtatttatatttctttttaaatatatatttatttagtttggaTATCCGATATCTTGTAGTTACATGGTCCTAACTAAAATTGAAGTTGAATCCGATCAAACTCTTAAATAAGGAGCAATAGTCTCTCAACATTGTTTTCACTATCCACAAAATGAATATCAAATTCATTACCACTCAATCCATAtagctttaaattttttgtttccaAAAGAGTTAATTGCACCAAACATCCCCAAACTGGTGTTCAAGCATTAAAACAATCTAATTACATCCTCAAACTATCAATGTTAAATAAACAATATCTTTTGttactaaaatcattaatttaactgttaaatGAGACATTATATCTTatgtgatataatttaaaatgaaaattttaaagaaaaatgtatgttgtaaaaatcttgattttgaggttttcaaaacttttatagAAATTATCGTtcactctctctttttcttcgttttactttatttttaatttttaattttaaaagccaTGCaacaacattttacttttctttaaaattttcattttaagttatATCGTACAAGATTTTACGTgccatttaatagttaaattaacaGATTTCAAGAATTGAAGAACCCGATTGATATAGTCTCAATAGTTTGAAGATATAAatagactaatttaaaatttaggaatttcagtgcaattaaatctttaatatatatatatacacatatatataatttcaataattccaAATACTGATGACGATTTGGCGAGCACGTGCTTAACAACAAAAGTAGGACTATCATTGACTCTCCCCCTTTTagtttgtttctcttcttgaagctatttttttttcttttaattatataggagaaaaaaataatttttgagttttttcaaCTATTTATGATAATCTAATTCgatattaattttagattttgatttattttacttattttgataaaatttattttatttatagttttaaatattatttgataaatttcaaaatttgtttttcaatgaaaatgacttatatatatattttttttcaaaaataatttttatataaattttacgtttttcattattttaaatataaaatatttatttttactcaataaaaataaaattatttctatttaaataaaacaaaattcaatgaCCGGTAGTTGGAATTCCAAAATGGAACAACAAGGGATACCATTTCAAATTgttccaaaagaaataaataaattatttatttatttatttattttgatttggttggtAGGATTTGCATTGTTGGGTATTTTTATTGCCACGAGATAATTGAAAATGTTGgtcaataaatttataaatttatttgattaaaatatgcttttaagtttttatagtttttacatttgaaatttattgtttaaaaattttaatttaaaatttaagttaaatcattaatattttaaaataaaaatataatcattctATAGTTACGTAACAAAGACGTTATGattataataaacttgaatttaataaaagatattaacAGTATTGATAATTGGTctgatatttttttttggtgaattacaataGGAGGGCAAAGCCCTAACAATAATACAACTAGCGCGACTCGAATTCAGGTCACATCTAGAGCGGTGAACACCCTAATGGTTAAGCCAACACACGGGGTTGTTGAACTTACATTTTAAAtctgaaaaaggaaaaaaaaattcttcagataaaaataaaatcactaaatttcaaaaaagtaGAGagaattaaccaatttaatttataGTCCCATGGCACCTAACATATTATCACGTGGATGTATATATTAGAATCTAACTAATTTAAggtttattataattttagtctCTCCATTCTATTAAAGTTTAGgatttaacttttttctttaaGTTACTATAATTTGGTCCCTTTTATGTTATTAATAGCTCTAATGTGAtgacatgaaaatttattttgttgttgttcgTCACACAATTAAAATCacgtgaaattttaattaatcaagtttaacatgtttaatgtTGTCCTTTTAAAAATACACGTAGTCACTTTATCACTACAACTAAcgatattaacaatttgaatatactgataacattataaaattgatagattaaattataccaaattaagGTAgagagattaaatctcaaagTTCGCatattaaagggactaaaaccaTATTTAGACCTAAAGTTAAGTTCCATTTTAACGGAATCAACTAATCGTATTATAAATTtggaaattattaataatattataaaagtaaattactgaattatattgaattaaagCAAAATAATTAACCAATATAACATTGAATATAATATTATTGGGAAGAGTAATTACGAAAcctcaaaatattaataaaagtcAACGTGGTAAAGgaattaaaaccataattatcAAGTTTCTAAAGAGATTAGCAAGGTTAGATTATGctattagtccttttactttatgaaagttgtggatttagttcatgtactttaatttgatcattttagtccttgtacttctcgaatttaaaaattttgtcatCACCAaatgataattgttaaattcattaagttttgctattttcaaaatttgatgcaacaaacatattatcatatgtgtaatgacATATCTACTTGTTAATTAACAATGTCATTTAAGttaataaagaaatttgaatttgaaaagtataaggacttagAATGATATAATTGGAGAATCTAGACTAAATTTACAACTATACACATAGTACAGGACTACtacatgaatttaaataaacGAATTTAACTGCTAATATTTGGATcgtaattaaaatttcaaaacttgaaAAGTACCCAACTatgattcttttttcttttttgatcactcaactatgaaaagttacaaaatggtcacccaactattaaaTTTTGTCTTTCTTGTTCACCAACTAGATAAcgtataaatggaaatatccaaaaatccaagatagttgggtgacaaaaaagacaaaattaaataattaagtgaccattttgtaaattttcataattgaataaccaaaaatgaaagaaaacataattaagtaactattaatgtaatttaccaaaactaaaattaaccaattttgAAAACTACAAAACTAGAAAGGATTAAAGTagcataatttaactaattagCTTCCTCTTTTTTTCACCATAATTTTCATTTCTCGCAACTTTGGTAACaaaactaatagcaaaatttaactaattaacttcattttcttttacaataattttcatttaacaaATTCTTAGTTGTAACTTCGTACACTTTTCAATCATTAGAAcctaaatatcattttcataattagttaaaaaatataatttatcaaaactATGAGTGGTTGCTGAGCTCGATTCTATACCAATAGGTCGACACCTTAAAATCGAAGAAGAAAGAAGTACCATCAGTTAAAGAACTTGAAAAGGACCTTTAATGGTAATTTTTGAGCTGGAACTAACGGTTGTCTTCCATTACAGCTGAGCAAGTGAGCTTTTATATTATAGATAAACACACAATATTCACGTTTGATTCATTAAATTCCAAtcccattttctcaaatttcccaaatatttttcatatattatataattcacaAGTAGCaccccatttatttatttacattttccaGCTCATAACATCAAGAGCCTAAAAGAACTAGCAGAAGGGGTCCTTGATTTTTGTGTCTGGGTGATCACCAAGTGTTTGTTTTGTTGTCTAAGTCACTGTTGGTATAGAGAAGAGGAAGATGAGCTTCAGGGATGATGCTGAAGATGGAAGAGGGGATCTAAGGAAGCCATTTCTACATACTGGAAGCTGGTATCGTATGGGTTCTAGGATGGGGTCTAGTATGTTAGGATCCTCTCAAGCTCTTCGTGATAAATCCATCTCTGTTGTAGCTTGTGTTTTGATTGTTGCTTTGGGTCCTATCCAATTTGGTTTCACTGTAAGTTTTActctctctcttcttttttttttttttcttatttagctTTGTGTTTGGTACCATTTGAATGAAGTTCTAAATTGggtttcatttgtttttttagtcTGGTTACTCTTCTCCTACACAATCCGCAATCATCGAGGATCTTGGACTAACAGTCTCAGAGgtaatttttatccttttttatcctcccccccccccttttaTTTAAATCTTGCTAATAAGTTCTATTTGTGGGATAGTTTTCTCTTTTTGGTTCTTTATCAAATGTGGGTGCCATGGTTGGAGCAATAGCCAGTGGTCAGATAGCCGAATGTATTGGACGAAAAGGGGTAATCAAATCACTGGTTTTCCTTCAAAGCTATGCTGCTCGGACTCTTCATTTTTGTTGAAGTATCCGTGTTAGATGCATTCCCGTTTCTGAGTAATATAACTTCAATGCGGGTAAAAATACCATGGAAGCACATGTGTCTGATTGCATTTTGCtctctctactaaaaaatggttaaattagtctttgtacattaaatcaaagagcaattTGGTcaattctgttaaaattttcattcattcctACAGTTAAAAACCGGCATGACTAATAGAATAACCGAACAATGACATGTGGCATGCCATTGTACTTCATTTTGACATACAGGACCAGTTTTTAGTAgtagaaattgatgaaaattttaacaaaaggaccaatttactctttgatctaacgtctAGAGATTAATTTGCCAATTTTTTGTGTAAAGGGAGCAAAATGCTATCCAAGTCCTAGTATAATGGCCTCCATGGTACATTTACCCTTCAAAGCATTGTTTTCTGTTTTAGATTTGGATTACTAAGTAtagttttttatgttcattGCAGTCTTTAATGATTGCTGCAATTCCTAATATAATTGGATGGCTTGCTATATCTTTTGCAAGAGTGAGTTCTGATGATAAAGTTAATATCACCCAAGCTTGATATAGCAACATTGGTATAAAATAACTTGATTGCATTTTGCAGGATTCATCTTTTCTTTACATGGGAAGGTTGTTGGAAGGTTTTGGTGTCGGAATAATCTCTTATACGGTAACGTGGAAAAATGTTCGGTTATTAAGATGGAATTTTTGTTCAAAAGGGTTTAAAGTGTATGAATTGTGTTTATTATGTATAGGTGCCTGTATATATAGCTGAGATAGCACCTCAGAATTTGAGGGGCAGCTTGGGTTCAGTGAATCAGGTTGGCCTTGGCTCTGTTTACCATTAGCATTGTTAATGAATACTTTGTAGAAGGCTTTGATCACCTATTAGGTTACTCAAAATATGCAATGTTGTAATGTTTAGCTATCTGTCACTCTCGGAATAATGCTGGCCTATCTACTTGGACTTTTTGTTGAGTGGAGGATACTTGCAGTTTTAggtaatcatttttttaaagtcataattgaatttgatcatttatttcattttctatctAAATGGATTTCAAATTCAGAAAATGGTCTCATATTGCTTCATTTTAATATAACTTGGCTATCCACTTCTTTTGTTGCAATGATCAACTTTCTCCTCCACGTCACCGAGTGATGTATAAAGAATTTACCAGTAAAATCTATGAGATAGATTCATATTTGGACACTAATGTTGTCCTTTGGCAGGAATACTTCCTTGTACAATTTTGATACCTGGTCTATTTTTCATTCCAGAATCTCCTCGATGGCTGGTAAGCTCAAGAATGAGGTCATAACTCGAGCATTCTTGCACAGATAGTTATATGATCACCTGATTTACATTTCCTTTCCTAATTCTAGGCAAAAATGGGTATGACAGAAGATTTTGAAACTTCTTTGCAAGTTCTCAGGGGTTTTGATGCTGATATTTCTATTGAAGTGAATGAAATCAAGgtaataataatcaatttaacggtaaaagtaccatggaagcccttgtactaggagtcaaattgcactttgccccctctactaaaaaaatgagcaaattagtccctatatgttagatcaaagagtaaattggtcctTCTATAaacaatttcatccatttctaccgTTAAAAACTAGTCTTTGTATGTCAACACGAACTACATGTGGCACATCACGTGTAACTGATTGGTTATTTAGTTACACCAAATAGAAATGGGtgaatcttttttaaaaaatgaccaatttgctctttaatctaacatacagggactaattttctcattttttgagtaaaggggGTAAAACGCAATTTGACTTCTACTAcaagggcctccatggtacttttaccgcAGTTTAACAGCTTTTTCTTCAATTGCGAACCTTCCAACATGGTCTGCCACTTGCATGTTTGCAAGTTCTTTGTTCAAAACTTAAGTCGCTTATTAACTTGACAGAGATCTGTAGCATCAACCACTAGAAGAACTACGATTCGGTTTGCAGATCTCAAAGAAAGGAGATATTGGTTTCCATTGATGGTAAATTTTACTTGCAAATTACAAGctttattcttttaactttccacTCATCTCAATTGTCCTAGGTCTTGATAGCCTGATAAAGAGGAATCTAATTGGTTTCATTTGGATCTTTCAGGTTGGAATTGGATTACTTATGCTGCAACAGCTTAGTGGCATTAATGGTGTTCTATTCTATTCCAGTACAATTTTTGAAGCTGCTGGT
This genomic stretch from Gossypium raimondii isolate GPD5lz chromosome 6, ASM2569854v1, whole genome shotgun sequence harbors:
- the LOC105773930 gene encoding sugar transporter ERD6-like 6 isoform X1, with translation MSFRDDAEDGRGDLRKPFLHTGSWYRMGSRMGSSMLGSSQALRDKSISVVACVLIVALGPIQFGFTSGYSSPTQSAIIEDLGLTVSEFSLFGSLSNVGAMVGAIASGQIAECIGRKGSLMIAAIPNIIGWLAISFARDSSFLYMGRLLEGFGVGIISYTVPVYIAEIAPQNLRGSLGSVNQLSVTLGIMLAYLLGLFVEWRILAVLGILPCTILIPGLFFIPESPRWLAKMGMTEDFETSLQVLRGFDADISIEVNEIKRSVASTTRRTTIRFADLKERRYWFPLMVGIGLLMLQQLSGINGVLFYSSTIFEAAGVKSSNAATFGVGAIQVIATAVTTWLVDKAGRRLLLIVSSFGMTLSLLVVAVSFFLKDVVSSDSSVYSIMGILSVVGVVAMVVTFSLGMGAIPWVIMSEILPINIKGLAGSIATLSNWFFAWVVTMTANLLLDWSSGGTFTIYMVVSAFTIVFVTLWVPETKGRTLEEIQWSFR
- the LOC105773930 gene encoding sugar transporter ERD6-like 6 isoform X2, with product MSFRDDAEDGRGDLRKPFLHTGSWYRMGSRMGSSMLGSSQALRDKSISVVACVLIVALGPIQFGFTSGYSSPTQSAIIEDLGLTVSESLMIAAIPNIIGWLAISFARDSSFLYMGRLLEGFGVGIISYTVPVYIAEIAPQNLRGSLGSVNQLSVTLGIMLAYLLGLFVEWRILAVLGILPCTILIPGLFFIPESPRWLAKMGMTEDFETSLQVLRGFDADISIEVNEIKRSVASTTRRTTIRFADLKERRYWFPLMVGIGLLMLQQLSGINGVLFYSSTIFEAAGVKSSNAATFGVGAIQVIATAVTTWLVDKAGRRLLLIVSSFGMTLSLLVVAVSFFLKDVVSSDSSVYSIMGILSVVGVVAMVVTFSLGMGAIPWVIMSEILPINIKGLAGSIATLSNWFFAWVVTMTANLLLDWSSGGTFTIYMVVSAFTIVFVTLWVPETKGRTLEEIQWSFR